The window TTTGCGCTGCGGTGGCCGGCAGGCCAAAGTCTGCACACACGGAGGCGATGTAATCCGCCACCTCCAGATCATCCACACCCACGCGCTTCAGCGTATGCCGCACCGTGACGTAGAAGAACAGCTCAGGTGAGAGGAAGGCGGCTTGACGGCTAACTAAAAGCGCTTCAAAGAGCTTCGGGTGATCCAGGATCATCCGCACCGTGTCCGGATCATCCAGGAGAGAGACGAGGCTCTCTTTCTCTCGCTGCGTCATCGCGAGCGCATCGCGGATAAACTGCCAATCAGCCGACGTGAAACGATACCAACAACCGGGGCGAGGGAACCTCATCATAATGTGGGGAGTTTGGATTCAAGAACCCTCCAAGCATTGGCCGTGCCAGAAGTGTTCATCCTCTTGGATGGGAACCATAGCTTTTTTGTTCGACGCCTTTTGAAGATTGTTGTCAAAATCGGTTGATCCTCCTTGAGGCGTTTTATTTCTACAAAAAAAGATCACATGGGTAACCATGCGACTTTTGTCTGTTAATGCCGTTTGGTCCGGGAAATGATCGTCTCTCCCACTCAAGGCACTAACCCACTCACGGCGCGCAGTCGCAGTCCAGGCAGCCGTGGGTGGCGCAGGTGCGGCAGACCTGCTGCACCTGATCACGTAGGCGACGCCTGGCACGCAGAAGCCTAACATTGAGCGTGTTTACGCGCTGGTTCGTCGCTTGGGCGATCTCGGTGGCGGATTCTCCCTCCAGATCGATGCGGCGGAGTAACTCGGCATCTGCCGAATGCATGGCGGGGAGCAGCTTCATCACGCACTGGCACACGTGGCGTTCGTCCTGGGCATCGGGTTGAGTCGCCATTTCCATCTCCAGCTTTTCCAGCGCCTGACCGCGCACGTTACGCCGACGCTGCACATCGATGATGGCATGGCGGAGCACACGGTAAAACCAGGTGACCACGCCCTCCGAGTCCTCTGGTACATGCTCGGCACGCAGGGCCTTGAGCAGGCAATCCTGCACGAGATCTTCCGCCAGCGAGGCATCGCTCAGGCGCGAGCGCACGAAGCCGGTGAAGGCGGCGCGATGTTCCAGCAGAGTTTCAGGCAGCATAGACACGATGAGGGGAGTTCCCTTCAAGATACGCACAGACAAGCCGGAAATCTCCGTGTAACAAAGTTTCAACCCGTGCGTGGGCAGTGATGAAGGGCTGCCAATGGCCTTTCGTTTCATCTCCAACGTTATCTTTCTCATGAGCTCTTCTTCCCACGATTCTCCGCGCCGCTCCTGCTGCCACACGCCCGCTTCGGAGCCTGCTCCCGCGAAACCTGAGCCCACCTCGGCGGGCTGCTGTCATTCTCACCCACCCGAGCCTAAACCGGCGGCCCCCAAGTCTGGCGGCTGCTGCCATGGTCACGATCATGGGCATGGTCATGACCATCATCATGCCTCCGTCACACCTTCCGGCTCGGCCAAATACTTCTGCCCCATGTGTCCGGGTGTGGAGTCAGACAAACCGGGCACCTGCCCGAAATGCGGCATGGCGCTGGAGCGCAATCCCTCGTGGAAACCTGCGGCTAAAACGATCTACATCTGCCCCATGCACCCCGAGGTGCGGCAGGATCACCCCGGCACCTGCCCCAAGTGCGGCATGGCCCTGGAACCAGAGACGGTGACTGAGGCGGATGAGGACGATGACCATGCCGAACTGCGGGACATGACCCAGCGTTTCTGGATGAGCGCCGCATTGACGTTGCCGGTCTTCATCACGGCCATGGTTCATGTCATTCCCGCCTGGAGTCATGCTGCTTGGGCCACCAGTGAGACGAGCCGCTGGATGCAGGTCATGTTCACCACCCAGGTGGTCTTCTACGGTGGAGAGCCGTTCTTCGCACGGGCTTGGCAATCCCTCCTGCATCGCAGCATGAATATGTTCACGCTGATCGCTCTCGGCGTCGGGGCGGCGTATGGATTCAGCTTCGTGGCCATGCTCGCGCCGCAGTGGTTCCCGGCTTCTCTGGGCGATGCCCATGGCAATCTGCCGCTGTATTTCGAGGCGGCTGCCGTCATCATCACCCTGGTGCTGCTGGGGCAGGTGCTGGAGCTGCGGGCACGTGCCCGCACCAGCAGTGCGATTCAGGAGTTGTTAGGCCTGCAACCGAAGACCGCACGGCTGATCACGCCGGAGGGAGACAAGGACATTCCTCTGAGCGAGGTGAAGGCGGGGCAACTCCTGCGGGTGCGTCCCGGTGAGAAGATCCCGGTGGATGGCGAGGTGCAGGAAGGCCGCAGTCATGTCGATGAATCCATGCTGACGGGGGAACCGGCTCCGGTGGAGAAACAACCCGGGGATGCCGTCACCGGCGGCACCTTGAATCAACACGGCAGTCTGGTGGTGCAGGCGCAGCGCGTGGGAGCGGAGAGCCTGCTCGCGCAGATCGTCCATCTCGTCGGTGAAGCGCAGCGCAGCCGGGCTCCGGTGCAGTCGCTGGCAGACCGTGTGGCCGCGTGGTTTGTGCCTGCGGTGCTTGCGTGTGCGGCGCTCACGTTTGGCCTATGGTGGAGCTTCGGCCCGCAGCCCGCACTGGCCTATGCCATTGCCAATGCAATCGCGGTTTTAATCATCGCCTGCCCGTGTGCTCTGGGCCTCGCCACACCGATGAGCGTGATGGTGGGCATCGGGCGTGGAGCGGGCATGGGCGTGCTGATTCGCCAGGCCGCTGCCATCGAAAAACTCGCGCAACTGAACACCCTGGCCGTGGATAAAACCGGCACGCTGACTGTGGGTAAACCGGAGGTCACCGACCTGATCCCCGCGCCCGGCAGCACGCTCATGCCTGATGAAGCCCTAAAGCTAGCTGCCGCTCTGGAGCAGAGCAGCGAGCATCCGCTGGCCCATGCCATCGTGCAGGCGGCGGAAAAGAAACAGCTCGCTTGGCCTAACGTTGTGGATTTCAAAAGCATCCCTGGGGAAGGCGTCAACGGTCAGGTGGGGCATCAGCAAGTGCACATCGGTAAAGCGGACTTTCTCAAGCGCGAGGGTATCACGGGCGTGGAGGCTCTCACCCAGTTGGCTGAGCCGCATCAGGCCGCTGGACGCGGAGCCATGTTCCTGGCCGTGGATGGAAAAGCCGCCGCCGTGCTGGTGGTGAGTGATCCCATCAAGTCCACCACCCCCGAGACGCTGGAGAAGCTCCGTTCCCTGGACATCTCCGTGGTCATGCTCACGGGCGACCATGAGACGACCGCCCGCCACATCGCCAGCAGCCTGGGCATCCAGCGCTATCATGCCGGAGTCACCCCTCAGGATAAGCACCGCTACATCACCGAGATGAAGCGCGAGTCGGGAGCAGTTGTCGGCATGGCAGGGGATGGCATCAATGACGCGCCTGCACTGGCAGAGGCGGATGTCGGCATCGCCATGGGCACCGGCACGGACATTGCCATGGAGAGTGCACCGGTGACCCTCGTGAAAGGGGATCTACGCGGCATCGTGCAAGCCATTCGGTTAGGCCGAGCCATGATGAGCAATATCCGCCAGAACCTGCTCTTCGCCTTCCTCTACAATGGGCTCGGCATCCCGCTGGCAGCCGGGGCGCTGTATCCCTGGTTCGGCTGGCTGCTCAGCCCCATGATCGCCGGGGCGGCCATGAGCCTCAGTTCCGTGTCCGTCATCGGCAATGCGCTGCGGCTGAAGACGACGAAGCTGGACTGAGCCCAGGAGAAAACCCTGACTCAGAGCGAGAAACGGGAAGACCGCAGAGACTTGATCCCTGCGGTCTTGCCCTCGTCAAATCCTTGTTATGGACCCCGCAGCCTGATTTTTCCAGGCAGCATACCATTGAGGAAAAAGCCGTTGCCAAAGCTGTCCCCTCCGCCCTGGAGCATCACGCCAAAGATCTTCTGGGGCTTGGTGACGCCGGTGGGGATGACGGTGCCGGTGAAGAGGCCCGTCTTCGCATTCAGGGTGATCTTCAGGTTCTCCGGCGGGTTCACCGTCACGACGACTTTGTTGGCTGTGCTGACGGTAAGCGCCTTCGTGGTCAGGACGGCGAACCCACCGCCGGTGAGGTCTGCATTGCCCGCACCGGCGGGGTTCCAGATGGTGAGAGCGCGCTGGCCTGCCGCCGGTGGCACCCACTTGGCCACGCGGGAGCTGGAACTCACATCCAGGGCAGGCAGTTCCACGCTCTGGTTGGAGCGGCCTGGGCGCAGCAGCTTGAACGATCCCGAGTTGATGTCCTGGCTGGCCGTCGGCAGGTTTGCCTCGCAGAGCGCGCGGCCCAGGCCTTTGTAAAGGGAGGCCCCCATCCGTGCATTGTTGCCCTCACCCACCCCGCCGCTGGCGAGGACGGCGGTGCCGTCAAAGAGCTTGCCCGTCAGCTTGGCATCTCCCGCCGCCGTCACCTTGATGGTGGCCGTAACGAGTTGCGGCACATCACCGCCGCCGACGACATCCGCAAAGGTGAAATAACCCGCGACCGGGCAGGGATTTAGTGCGGTATAGTTTGTTAGTCTGACGATCTCCGTCACCGTGCTGCCCAGCTCCCCGTCACTCAGCGTGACGCGGTAGGTTTGGTCGGCGGCATTCAGCAGCTCGATGGTCAGGGTGCGGACAGGACCTGTGACCGGGCCGAGGCGGACGGTCAGGCGGCCATCCACCAGCTTGCCGGTGAAGGGCAGGCTGCCACGTGCCATCACCAGCTTACCGGACACCATGCCGGTGGCGGTGATCTTGATATCCAGGCCGCCTGTGATGCCCGTGCCTCCGGCATCCATAAAGGTGGTCAGCCGCCCGGCCTGGGGCACGACGAGGTCATCATCTTCAATCGTCACCGTCAGCACCGTATAGCCTGTCGTCTGCAGATCTGGCGTCTCTGCATTGACAAAGAGGGTGATCGTTTCCTCGCCTTCGGAAAGGCCGTCATTGAGGATCTGCAACTGGACAGAGGCCTGCGTCTGGCCCGGCACCAGGTCCACGGTGACCGGGGCAAAATTATAGTCCAGTTCCGGCTTGGCCCCTGGAGCGCTCGTCGAAACGAGCGCGAGCACCTGCATGCGCACATAGCCCCCCGCTGCAGCACGAACGAGTGGAATGTTGATCCCCCCCGCATCCTCCCTGACCTGCAGATTTTCCACCAAAAAGCCGGCAGCGTCCGTCGGCTCCCCGCTCCGGATGGCAACGCCTGCCGGCGAGCTGCCCCCCACGCTGGCACCAGGGCTGGGGGCGGAAAGGACCAGGTTGAAAGTCTCTGCGGGCAGCTCCGTGAAATTGATATCCGGCACGATGGTCAGGTTCACCGTCTGCTGCCAGCCGTTCTGATCGTTGACCGGATTTGGAAAGTTCAGCACGGTATTGATGGCCGTGTAGTCGGAGCCCGCCGTGGCGCTGCCATTGGCCGTGCTGATCGTGACATTGGCGGCCACCAGGCCCGCACGGAAGCGCCGCACGTGAAAAGCCGTGGTGCCCTGGTTTTCCCCGACGCTGTTCGGCACGCTGGCGATCTCAAAGACCCCAGGATTCCCCTCCGGATAGTAGCTGAGAAAGAAGGTCCCCGCTTGGCCGCCAAAGCCGCCGACCCAGATGCGGTAGGGCGTGCCTGCGTTGGCGTTGAAGACCACCCGGCTGTTGTTTTGATAGCCGTCATCGTCATCGGAGGCCACGGGCACCAGGGTCTGCAACGTATTCCCGGTGAAGACTGCCACCACGGTATCCAATGAGTTGTTAGGCGTGCGCTCGCTGAAATTGGTGTCCACCACCGCCTGGCCGTTGAAGCCGGGCGTCCAGACATACCACACCCCGCTGCCCGGCGTATCATCCGCCAGCGTCGCCGGGCTGTCGTTGACGTTGGTGGCCCCGTCATTGTTGCCTGTCACGGTGCCTTGATCGCCGGGGAGCCCGATCGCATCTCCAAAGTAGTCGTTAGGCCGCGGCGTGGACTGCAGGGTGATGTCAAACAGCCCGTTGGCCTCCACACAGACGCAGTAGCGCCGTCCGGCCACGGTGGAAAAGACCAGCGTCTCAATGTCATTCGGCAGCACGTTGTTCGTCTCGGCCAGGAACTTCAGCGTGCCCGCGTTGCCATCCGCATCGGTCATTTCAAAGACGGCGGCACGCACGCCCGGCTTGTCATCGATGATGATGCGGTTGAAGTCGGTCGTAAAAACGGCGTCATAGCGATACCACACGCTGCGGGCCAGTTTGCTGCCGCCGATGAAAGGGTCCAGCGCATCCGGGGTGGACCCGACGCCGGTCTGATTGAGAAACACGGGTGAGGTGGTGGTCAGCACCCGGGCTTTATCAAATTTGTCATTCACCGGAGCCGCCGCATGGGCAGCCAAAGGGGCCAGCAAAGCCAGCAGCGCCAAGGCGCGGAGTGGGGGATGTTTCATAGTGGAGGGGGACCGGGAATGCCCCGGCGCTGCGCCCATGCTGCACGCGATGTCTCCACCGGGGTATTCGCCAGCCAGCGAAAAAGCATTCGCGGAATGGCGAATAGGCGGCGCGCAGGCCCTGTGATAATGTCCGGCCTTATTCAGCCCATGCCGAAGATCCTCCTCATCGAAGACCAGCCGCAGATGCGCCAGAACGTGGCCCTGATCCTGGAACTGAACGGCTTTGAAGTGGCCGTGGCGGAAAACGGCCTGGAAGGCGTGGCCAAGGCCCGCACCTGCCGCCCGGACCTCATCCTGTGCGATGTCATGATGCCCGACCTGGACGGTTACGGCGTGCTGCATCTCCTGCGCAAGGAGGACTCGATGCGTGCCCTGCCCTTCATCTTTCTCACCGCCAAGGGCGAGAAGCAGGAGCAGCGCACGGGCATGAACCTGGGGGCCGATGATTACCTCACCAAACCCTGCTCCGAGGCCGACCTGCTCTCCGCCATCCACGTGCGGCTGCGGCGGAATCGCGACATCAGCCACCAGGCCACCGTCTCGGCCCGGCCCGACTTCCGCAGCGCTGCGCCGCTGGAGTCCCTGGGCCTCACGCCGCGCGAGGCCGAGGTGCTGCTCTGGGTGGCGCAAGGCAAAGGCAACGCGGAAACGGCCAGCATCCTGGGCACCAGCGAGGCCACCGTGCGCAAGCACCTGGAGCACATCTATCCCAAGCTCGGCATCGAAGGGCGCGGTGCCGCCAGCTTGATCGCCATTGAGCGTCTCAGCAAGACCAGCCCCGGATGAAAGCGGCCGTCCTCTTTGCATTCCTACTCGCTGCTACAGCCGTGCAGGCCCAGCAGCCCACCCTGGCCGAGGTCTTTGACCTGCCGCCACATGTCACCGCGCAGGAGCTGACCCAAAAATCCCCGGACCGCACGCAACGCTATTTGGTGAAGTGCGTCGTTATGTTTCAGCGGCGGGATGGCATCTTCATGGGCTATGGCGGCGGCAGCAATTTCATCCTCACCCCACGCCGCAGCTCCACCTGGCCTGCCGGGCTCACCCCGCAGCGCCTGCGCCCCGGAGATGAGGTGGAGCTTTCCGGCATCCTCGTGAACTCGCGCGAGCTGCTCCAGTTGCATGACGTCATCTTCCGCGTCACCGCCCGCGACCGCCCGCTGCCCGTCCCCATCGAGCTGACCGAGGCGCAGTTGCCCAGCTTCCCCCACAAATGCGACCTGGTGCGGATCACCATCCCTTTGCGCTATGTGGCGCAGAGCCGACTCTCGCCCGGCCATTTCATCATGCGCCTTTTTTTGGGCGAGACCCATCGCGTCACCGCAATGGTCGGTTCATCGGCCAGCCTTTCGCGCGATCACATCCTGGATGGTTACATGGTGGAGGTCACCGGCTTCCTCACCCGCCAGAAT is drawn from Prosthecobacter debontii and contains these coding sequences:
- a CDS encoding copper-transporting P-type ATPase yields the protein MSSSSHDSPRRSCCHTPASEPAPAKPEPTSAGCCHSHPPEPKPAAPKSGGCCHGHDHGHGHDHHHASVTPSGSAKYFCPMCPGVESDKPGTCPKCGMALERNPSWKPAAKTIYICPMHPEVRQDHPGTCPKCGMALEPETVTEADEDDDHAELRDMTQRFWMSAALTLPVFITAMVHVIPAWSHAAWATSETSRWMQVMFTTQVVFYGGEPFFARAWQSLLHRSMNMFTLIALGVGAAYGFSFVAMLAPQWFPASLGDAHGNLPLYFEAAAVIITLVLLGQVLELRARARTSSAIQELLGLQPKTARLITPEGDKDIPLSEVKAGQLLRVRPGEKIPVDGEVQEGRSHVDESMLTGEPAPVEKQPGDAVTGGTLNQHGSLVVQAQRVGAESLLAQIVHLVGEAQRSRAPVQSLADRVAAWFVPAVLACAALTFGLWWSFGPQPALAYAIANAIAVLIIACPCALGLATPMSVMVGIGRGAGMGVLIRQAAAIEKLAQLNTLAVDKTGTLTVGKPEVTDLIPAPGSTLMPDEALKLAAALEQSSEHPLAHAIVQAAEKKQLAWPNVVDFKSIPGEGVNGQVGHQQVHIGKADFLKREGITGVEALTQLAEPHQAAGRGAMFLAVDGKAAAVLVVSDPIKSTTPETLEKLRSLDISVVMLTGDHETTARHIASSLGIQRYHAGVTPQDKHRYITEMKRESGAVVGMAGDGINDAPALAEADVGIAMGTGTDIAMESAPVTLVKGDLRGIVQAIRLGRAMMSNIRQNLLFAFLYNGLGIPLAAGALYPWFGWLLSPMIAGAAMSLSSVSVIGNALRLKTTKLD
- a CDS encoding Calx-beta domain-containing protein gives rise to the protein MKHPPLRALALLALLAPLAAHAAAPVNDKFDKARVLTTTSPVFLNQTGVGSTPDALDPFIGGSKLARSVWYRYDAVFTTDFNRIIIDDKPGVRAAVFEMTDADGNAGTLKFLAETNNVLPNDIETLVFSTVAGRRYCVCVEANGLFDITLQSTPRPNDYFGDAIGLPGDQGTVTGNNDGATNVNDSPATLADDTPGSGVWYVWTPGFNGQAVVDTNFSERTPNNSLDTVVAVFTGNTLQTLVPVASDDDDGYQNNSRVVFNANAGTPYRIWVGGFGGQAGTFFLSYYPEGNPGVFEIASVPNSVGENQGTTAFHVRRFRAGLVAANVTISTANGSATAGSDYTAINTVLNFPNPVNDQNGWQQTVNLTIVPDINFTELPAETFNLVLSAPSPGASVGGSSPAGVAIRSGEPTDAAGFLVENLQVREDAGGINIPLVRAAAGGYVRMQVLALVSTSAPGAKPELDYNFAPVTVDLVPGQTQASVQLQILNDGLSEGEETITLFVNAETPDLQTTGYTVLTVTIEDDDLVVPQAGRLTTFMDAGGTGITGGLDIKITATGMVSGKLVMARGSLPFTGKLVDGRLTVRLGPVTGPVRTLTIELLNAADQTYRVTLSDGELGSTVTEIVRLTNYTALNPCPVAGYFTFADVVGGGDVPQLVTATIKVTAAGDAKLTGKLFDGTAVLASGGVGEGNNARMGASLYKGLGRALCEANLPTASQDINSGSFKLLRPGRSNQSVELPALDVSSSSRVAKWVPPAAGQRALTIWNPAGAGNADLTGGGFAVLTTKALTVSTANKVVVTVNPPENLKITLNAKTGLFTGTVIPTGVTKPQKIFGVMLQGGGDSFGNGFFLNGMLPGKIRLRGP
- a CDS encoding RNA polymerase sigma factor, whose product is MLPETLLEHRAAFTGFVRSRLSDASLAEDLVQDCLLKALRAEHVPEDSEGVVTWFYRVLRHAIIDVQRRRNVRGQALEKLEMEMATQPDAQDERHVCQCVMKLLPAMHSADAELLRRIDLEGESATEIAQATNQRVNTLNVRLLRARRRLRDQVQQVCRTCATHGCLDCDCAP
- a CDS encoding response regulator transcription factor, whose amino-acid sequence is MPKILLIEDQPQMRQNVALILELNGFEVAVAENGLEGVAKARTCRPDLILCDVMMPDLDGYGVLHLLRKEDSMRALPFIFLTAKGEKQEQRTGMNLGADDYLTKPCSEADLLSAIHVRLRRNRDISHQATVSARPDFRSAAPLESLGLTPREAEVLLWVAQGKGNAETASILGTSEATVRKHLEHIYPKLGIEGRGAASLIAIERLSKTSPG